One genomic region from Bactrocera tryoni isolate S06 chromosome 3, CSIRO_BtryS06_freeze2, whole genome shotgun sequence encodes:
- the LOC120770327 gene encoding putative nuclease HARBI1 isoform X1 has product MILCDYKMSIRYVDARHAGANHDSFVFNVSDLKVHLQNNIQNNTWILGDAGYPLHKFLMTPYRLAEASSPQARYNTVHSKVRNIVERTIGVLKSRFRCLLSVRGLHYAPEKATQIVNVCCALHNICQHFQVESPEEIPSTSHTTMTNDILDIEREEEDTARIIRNNIMTFL; this is encoded by the exons atgatt ctttgtgATTATAAAATGTCTATTCGGTATGTGGATGCTAGGCATGCAGGCGCAAATCATgactcttttgttttcaatgttagCGATTTGAAAGTGCATTTACAGAACAACATACAGAATAACACTTGGATCTTGG GCGACGCTGGCTATCCtctgcacaaatttttaatgacgCCTTATCGCTTGGCGGAAGCTTCTTCACCCCAAGCACGCTACAATACAGTACACTCAAAGGTCCGTAATATTGTAGAGCGGACAATTGGTGTACTCAAGAGTAGATTTCGATGTCTTTTATCTGTACGAGGTTTACATTACGCTCCCGAAAAGGCTACGCAAATTGTGAATGTTTGTTGCgcattgcacaatatttgccaACACTTTCAAGTGGAATCTCCGGAAGAAATACCATCTACTTCACATACTACAATGACCAATGATATTTTGGACATAGAAAGAGAAGAAGAGGATACGGCTCGAATAATTCGCAATAATATTATGACTTTcctctaa
- the LOC120770327 gene encoding putative nuclease HARBI1 isoform X2, translating to MSIRYVDARHAGANHDSFVFNVSDLKVHLQNNIQNNTWILGDAGYPLHKFLMTPYRLAEASSPQARYNTVHSKVRNIVERTIGVLKSRFRCLLSVRGLHYAPEKATQIVNVCCALHNICQHFQVESPEEIPSTSHTTMTNDILDIEREEEDTARIIRNNIMTFL from the exons ATGTCTATTCGGTATGTGGATGCTAGGCATGCAGGCGCAAATCATgactcttttgttttcaatgttagCGATTTGAAAGTGCATTTACAGAACAACATACAGAATAACACTTGGATCTTGG GCGACGCTGGCTATCCtctgcacaaatttttaatgacgCCTTATCGCTTGGCGGAAGCTTCTTCACCCCAAGCACGCTACAATACAGTACACTCAAAGGTCCGTAATATTGTAGAGCGGACAATTGGTGTACTCAAGAGTAGATTTCGATGTCTTTTATCTGTACGAGGTTTACATTACGCTCCCGAAAAGGCTACGCAAATTGTGAATGTTTGTTGCgcattgcacaatatttgccaACACTTTCAAGTGGAATCTCCGGAAGAAATACCATCTACTTCACATACTACAATGACCAATGATATTTTGGACATAGAAAGAGAAGAAGAGGATACGGCTCGAATAATTCGCAATAATATTATGACTTTcctctaa